Part of the Benincasa hispida cultivar B227 chromosome 12, ASM972705v1, whole genome shotgun sequence genome is shown below.
TGTCTTAAATGATGTCAAGTCAAATCTAACTTAATTATGTTATTATGTAAATGTCATTGTTGTCAAATATTAAAGTTAAGATAATGAATGCTTTAGTCggcaaaatttatatatattataaaagtcTCCTCGATTACTGATAtactaaaatattaaaattaagataatatataaacatgcatattgcaaaatttaatattcaaaagttaaatatagaaaagttagtatacataaagaaaataaataaaatataaaaaacaaataataaataaaagtaccttgagaattgaaatttgaaatataaaaaaataaaggttccctaaacttttatgaaagtaacaatttagtccataaactttggtttgtaacgatttagtccttatatttttaattttgtaattatttagtccttaaactttagtatgtaataatttagtccctaacgtaagtaaatttatcaaaattatatgtcaacttttattattttatgatggatattttatattttatgaaaatattgaatctctaattaatttattggtttgtttaTGCAAGAGAATTTGTTAAATCTTAAcactaatatttaaaataaggactagattgttacaaattttaaagtacaatgactaaattattgcattataaaatttaaggattaaattttcacaaaattgaaagttgagaGACTAAATTTTTACAATCCAAAGTTTaggaattaaattgttacttttagataagtttagggactaaaatacatacatattgaaaattaaaataatatataaatctaaataattgagaattttaaaattcaaaactaaaataaaatataaatatagcattttttttggtaaatataaaattaataaataaaatatgaaagatggaaataaatataaaagaaaaaaaaaaataaaagtgtcCATTTTAAGAATTGAACACCCAACCAAGAGATGGAAGGAAATTATAGACATGCAAAATTATCAATAGGCCAAGAATGCAtgttaaaaaaaagaagtaagagTTTAATATAAGACAGAAACGATTGATGCGATTTCATAAAAACGACATGAAGTTTAAATTCTTATTAAATTTCGTAAGTTTAGGGAAATTTGTCCATGGATCGATGTAGTGCCTTAATCGGGCATCATTATATGTTATACATTGTGTGATTATAGTTAATATATATCATTCTAAAGGGTAATAGAACAAAACATTATCAATCTCACCCTTATCAAAGTTAGCTCTTTACTCTTCATCCAACCTCAAAAGAAACACAAACACCATCAAAACAACATCAAAAGCATCCATATCATCCATGGATATAAATTGTTGGTGCAAAATTTTCAGATCCCCAACTCGGTTTGCACCTGCAAGATGGTGTTGGCCGAGTCCCTCAACCGTCTCGACTCCTCCTCAGTTAGATGCACATTGGTGATCCCCAATACTCCACCCCTCCCGAGCTGCGCAGGCAGGCTGAGGAACAGGTCGCCACCGTCAATACCATACAACCCTTTTGCAAGGACAGAGACGGGGTGGATCCTCCGTTGGTCTCGAAGGAGTGACCGAGCCAAGCTCGCCACGGAATAGCCGATTGCCCATGATGTGTAGCCCTTAAGGCTTATGACTTCATAAGCCCCGCCAATGACCTCTTTGTGAATTTTCTCTAATGTTTCTTTCTCGTAGGCGATTTGTTGATTCTTTAGAAAGCTTAGTATTGGCACTCCGCCTACACTTATGCTTGACCATAATGCTACTGAACTGTCGCCGTGCTCTCCCACTATGTATGCCTTCAAACACATATATAATCCAATCCTCTATTTTTTAgcttcatgatttaaatatcaatgcTATTTTCTACAAATTCATCTATGGTTTGATGCATAATTTAAGCACCTAGATTATGGTTTGAATTATACTTGGGTGAATTTATTTCTTCATTTTGGTAACTGAATTCTCAAAACGcggtttttctttttcctttttctaatttctgtccaccaacattcaaaatttgaatgtttaaataCTAATGGGTTGAAACGATTCTATTTTATTCAGTTTAATAGTCAAACCGaatcaaaccgaattttctaatattaaaatcaaatcaaatcaaatgaaTTTATTGGTTCAAATCGAACCGAATCGAGCCGGTttggtattttaaaaaaatctatgttacatctttttaattaaaaaacggttcggttcaatttggttttattttttaaattaaaaatgattcgattttaaattcgatttactCTTTCACTtcgatttaaaatttgattttcaaaattgaaaccgaaccaaaccaaattaattcggtttcaaaattttttcaaaCAGGACCGAACCATATTTTTCGATTTCACTAAGTTTTCAATTCAGTTCAGTTCGATTTTTGCGGTTTGAATTGTCACCCCTAAATACTACTTTAGTTTCTATATGTTTGGTTTGAgttcatttttattatatactttcaaaatattccttttggttcttatacttttaactttagtTTAATTTGGtttctatactttcaaaatgttcattcaGGTCCTTATACTTTTAAGAAGTGACCATTTTTATCCCATCATTTTCACttttacttcatttttaaaGGTTCAAAATGACCACTTTTCAAAAGTTCaagaaccaaaatgaacaaaaatttaaaatataaggtCCAAAATGAACATCTTAAAAGTACAAGTataaaaatgaatcaaagttaAAATCACACGTaccaaagtagtatttaaacctaaaatagattttttttttcatttatcttTGTTTTGCTTTTAATAAGTTTGATAGAGGTGAATATTGGTGAAGAAATATTAGGTGGAACAttggttatttattttgattaaattacaaatttggttccAATGGTTAGGAGAATGTTAGAATCTACTCCTTTTGTAAAGGTTAAAATTTGTCCACCTAATTtcataaaatctcataaatggTCCTAGGGTTTGATAAACCCCTCCTAGAATTTTATAAAccataaatacaaaattttagttataactaaattctaacttccTTCAATCATAGagatcaaatttataatttaaacacaatttttttagtttaattacaagtttattctttgaacttgttagattatattataaatttctaAGGCAGCATTTGGTACCCatctgattttttattttttaaaattaaacctataaacacattttcatttttaaatttaatgttttattatctattttttaataatattataaaaaaactaagtcaaattttaaaaattaaaaaaacagttttttttaaaaaaaaaatttaatacaaCTCTTATACtcttaaaaaatgaaagaaaatatacttaattttaaaaaataaaaatgattatcaaaagcAGTCTAAATTTGTAGGTTACTTCATAAATTTATGgactttaaaaagtgtttaataacatttttaatttCGTGTCTAACagatttggttttgattttttttttttttctatctaataGTTATTTGAGATGTTCTTTTCCACAAATTTTCCCAAAAATAATCAGCACATTTGATACCAATCAACCAAAAACAATTAAATCAAAAGGGAAATTTCTTCAACAAACACCAAATTACCAAAAAAAGCACTGATCAATTGAAGAACGCAGGAGAAATATCAATCGGAAAACTGACCTGAACATCCTGAGCATTGACGTCGAGATGATCAGCGATAAGAAACCTGAACCTAGACGAATCCAGATTCGTTCCCGATCCAATCACTCGATTTGAAGGAAAACCAGAGAGCTTCCAAGCAACATAAGTTAAAACATCCACCGGATTTGAAACGATCAGAAGAATCGTCTCGGGAGAGAACTGAACCAGCGGCGGCACGATCTTCTGAAACAGAGCAACGTTCCTCTGCAGCAGATTCAACCTAGATTCACCGGCGATCTGGCGAGCACCAGCAGTAATAATACATAGATCGGATCCAGCGGTAATGGAGTAATCGGTGGAGGCGCTGATTTTGGTGCGGGGAAGGAAAGCGGCAGCGTGTTGGAGATCGAGCATTTCGCCGCGGAGTTTGTCGGGCTTGGCGTCGACGAGGACGAGTTCGTCGACCAGATCTTGAGTAAGGATGGTTTGAGCGATGGCCATGCCAACGTTTCCGGTGCCGATGACGGAGATTTTGGTGTTGCGCTTTGAAGTCGATGGGGGAGAGGCGTCGCGGATTGGCTTGAAGAAGGCTTGAGAAAGGTCGAGGCCACCTGGACCTAAGGAAGATGTTGAGGAACTCTTCTGCATTGTGAAAAAGGTTTGGAGATTGTGATTGGCGGTGGAGTTGTTGCAGAGAACTTCAAGTGGCGATTGCGATAAaggaatgaagaagaagaaagttggGAAAGTTGAAGACAGAGAAGAAAGTGTAAGAGCAGTTTTTCAGAGATTTTTCAGCGGTCAACATTCCTTGGGGTTGACGGTTCAACTTTGATTCATTTCATTGGCCACTGTGGGTCCCACTCCCTATTTTTAGGAGagattctctctctctccactAAAATGTGAGAGCTTTTTTTCCCACATGGAAGTATACGAATAAAATTTCTTCTTAGATTGAATTAGGCTCTTTTGATCAAAGATAGAGTTTTAAAACCTATAATAAATAAGAAGTTACActcaaattagtaaaattattttatttattcaaagAATGAAACAAGCTACTaccattctttcttttttatttttttatttttgataaaaCATATTAGAAGCAGAACGATTCAAACTCTAATCTTTTCGTCGAGAACATATCCTTTAACGAGTTGAATTATACTTTAAATTGTCTAAAAGAAAACTAATTAGTTAGGCTCTTAAAATGTATATgagaaagtttaaagaatgaTCTTGGAAATTTACTAATTAACAAGTTGAATTAATGGTAAGGATGACATTTATACATTAGGTATATATAATGGTTGACGTGagcataaataaattaacaatacACCTAATCctcttaattataaattatgacATTACATAAATGGTGACATTAGATACATATAGTGGTCGGCATGAGTATAGATAAGTGAATAAGACATCTAGAACATGTTTAGCTCAAGGAGCAAGAGTTGAGAAAGTGAAATTTCACTCCACGTTTGGTTCAAAAAGTTCTTAAACCCATTATGGAGCTTAACGATTAAAAATATTCCATTCAAGACTTGTTAACTTCTTATACTGTAGACTCTACAATTAAACAACTTCACTCTTACCCCCAAACGCTCCTATCTCTTTTAAGGTGAAACGTTTAAATTTCATCtattctactaaaaaaattatacacGTAATCGGgtgataataaattaaataattaattgatgttGTAAGTAATATTATGTTCccttttagtacaacaaatatAGAGATATGAAGATTGAACCTTTCGTGAGACGTAATACATTTGAAGCACTATTGTGCTTATATGTTCTCCAATGTTAGCTAAGTGCTTTGTGTTgccataataattttttaagagTATTATTCCATACACCAAAATTCTAGATAGAGAGAGGGAATTCAGATCTCTGTCCCGATTTTAataatcaaaattttgttttttcttaattattttaaaaaatccacCTTCTCTTATATGGAATAATTTAGGGGtgtttagtttatttaattttaaaaataagttattttttttaaaaaaaaagttgaaatattTGACAATTACTTAAAATTGCATTTGAAATCCTGTTAAAGTATGTTTGAAACTAtgtttatcaaaagagtttaaataaaaatgattttttcgaaaaatactttttcttaTGTCAATCCAAATACGTCCTTAATCAATTTCTATCCATGATAAATGTAAAGCTATtcattctcttttcatatttGGATTTGTTGTATTCAACTGAAAATTCTGGACTTTACCGCGAGgaaattatcaaaaaaaaaaaaaaaagtagtttggACCTTAGGGGcagtttaaaagttatttttataatttagtatgaaaatggaaaaacatcCATTTTGATAGAAATTTCTATCACATTACACTCAAATGACACTTCAGATTTAAAAAAccttgtaattttaattttttttttaaaaaaatatctaactTGTTAAGAAATTCAGATCTCTAATCTATTGCGTAAGATCAAATGtcttaaccaattaaattatgcTAAAATTAATTCGAGTAAAAAAATCTTAATGTGTCCTTTCACTATTCTATTCTTTTAAGATCAGTAATTGAAGTTGAATAATTATCGAAAACATATATTACTTTTATCACAATTTTgtgaataaattttcaaaaggttaaaaaaat
Proteins encoded:
- the LOC120092617 gene encoding L-lactate dehydrogenase A, whose product is MQKSSSTSSLGPGGLDLSQAFFKPIRDASPPSTSKRNTKISVIGTGNVGMAIAQTILTQDLVDELVLVDAKPDKLRGEMLDLQHAAAFLPRTKISASTDYSITAGSDLCIITAGARQIAGESRLNLLQRNVALFQKIVPPLVQFSPETILLIVSNPVDVLTYVAWKLSGFPSNRVIGSGTNLDSSRFRFLIADHLDVNAQDVQAYIVGEHGDSSVALWSSISVGGVPILSFLKNQQIAYEKETLEKIHKEVIGGAYEVISLKGYTSWAIGYSVASLARSLLRDQRRIHPVSVLAKGLYGIDGGDLFLSLPAQLGRGGVLGITNVHLTEEESRRLRDSANTILQVQTELGI